In Phreatobacter stygius, a genomic segment contains:
- a CDS encoding ABC transporter ATP-binding protein: MTAQTQAPIAPETAHDDILAVSNIEVVYDHVILVLKGVSLTVPRSGIVAILGANGAGKTTTLKAISNLLHAERGEVTKGSILFEGEEVHGLSPNDLVRRGCIQVMEGRHCFGHLSIEENLMTGAFTRRDGKAAIRDDLEKIYGYFPRLKQRRGSMAGYTSGGEQQMCAIGRALMSRPKMILLDEPSMGLAPQIVEQIFEIVKDINTKEGVSFLLAEQNTNMALRYATYGYIMETGRVVMDGTAASLRENEDVKEFYLGVAEGNKKSFRDVKSYKRRKRWLA; the protein is encoded by the coding sequence ATGACCGCCCAGACCCAAGCTCCCATCGCGCCTGAAACCGCCCATGACGACATTCTGGCGGTCAGCAATATCGAGGTCGTCTACGACCACGTCATCCTGGTGCTGAAGGGCGTGTCGCTGACCGTGCCACGCAGCGGCATCGTGGCGATCCTCGGCGCCAACGGGGCTGGCAAGACCACCACCTTGAAGGCGATTTCCAACCTGCTGCATGCCGAGCGCGGCGAGGTGACCAAGGGATCGATCCTGTTCGAAGGCGAGGAGGTGCATGGTCTGTCGCCCAACGACCTGGTTCGCCGCGGCTGCATCCAGGTGATGGAGGGGCGGCATTGCTTCGGCCATCTGAGCATCGAGGAAAATCTGATGACCGGAGCGTTCACGCGGCGCGACGGCAAGGCCGCCATCCGCGACGACCTGGAGAAGATCTATGGCTATTTCCCGCGGCTGAAGCAGCGGCGCGGCTCGATGGCGGGTTATACCTCGGGCGGCGAGCAGCAGATGTGCGCGATCGGCCGGGCGCTGATGTCACGGCCCAAGATGATCCTGCTGGACGAACCCTCGATGGGCCTGGCGCCGCAGATCGTCGAACAGATCTTCGAGATCGTGAAGGACATCAACACCAAGGAGGGGGTGTCCTTCCTGCTCGCCGAGCAGAACACCAATATGGCGCTGCGCTACGCGACCTATGGCTATATCATGGAGACCGGCCGGGTGGTCATGGACGGCACGGCGGCGTCGCTGCGCGAGAACGAGGACGTCAAGGAATTCTACCTCGGCGTCGCCGAAGGCAACAAAAAGAGCTTCCGCGACGTGAAAAGCTACAAGCGACGCAAGCGCTGGCTGGCATAG
- a CDS encoding ABC transporter substrate-binding protein gives MKRFKWTMAAALVAGLISAAPEPAAAQDTVFIPLLTYRTGPFASSGIPIADGMRDYLEMINQRDGGINGVKIVIEECETGYDTKKGVECYDSLRSRNPVVVNPYSTGITLQLIPRAAVDKVPMLSMAYGLSASAEGNIFPWIFNPPATYWDGASVMVAYMAQREGGFEKLRGKKLGLIHLDAPYGKEPIPVLEVLAARYGFELKLYPVAAADMQNQSSVWLNIRRDRPDYLYNQGWGAMNPTAVREAIRNNFPIDRLVGVWWAGGDDDARAGGAQARGYRSLSFHQAGTNFPVIQDILKFVADRNLSRVATRDRIGENLYNRGVYNSMLMVEAIRTAQQLTGRKAVTAEDVRRGFESLNITEARLKEIGMEGFAAPVRLNCADHNGHNNVFVNEWDGTRYVRSSDWIAPLRDVVRPLIEDAAKKYAEANAGWPRRTEVCDQRS, from the coding sequence ATGAAACGCTTCAAATGGACGATGGCCGCGGCATTGGTCGCCGGGCTGATATCGGCGGCGCCCGAACCGGCCGCCGCGCAGGACACCGTGTTCATTCCGCTCCTGACCTACCGGACCGGGCCTTTCGCGAGCTCCGGCATCCCGATCGCCGACGGCATGCGCGACTATCTCGAAATGATCAATCAGCGCGACGGCGGCATCAACGGCGTCAAGATCGTCATCGAGGAATGCGAGACCGGCTACGACACCAAGAAGGGCGTCGAATGCTACGATTCCCTGCGCTCGCGCAATCCGGTCGTGGTCAACCCCTATTCCACCGGCATCACGCTGCAGCTGATCCCGCGCGCGGCGGTCGACAAGGTCCCCATGCTGTCCATGGCCTATGGCCTGTCGGCTTCGGCGGAAGGCAACATCTTTCCGTGGATCTTCAATCCGCCGGCAACCTATTGGGACGGCGCTTCCGTCATGGTCGCCTATATGGCGCAGCGCGAGGGCGGTTTTGAAAAGCTGCGCGGCAAGAAGCTCGGGCTGATCCATCTCGACGCGCCTTACGGCAAGGAGCCGATCCCGGTGCTCGAAGTGCTGGCGGCGCGCTACGGCTTCGAGCTGAAGCTCTATCCGGTCGCCGCGGCCGACATGCAGAACCAGAGCTCGGTCTGGCTCAACATCCGGCGCGACCGCCCGGACTACCTCTACAACCAGGGCTGGGGGGCGATGAACCCGACCGCCGTGCGCGAGGCGATCCGCAACAATTTCCCGATCGATCGGCTGGTCGGTGTCTGGTGGGCCGGCGGCGATGACGACGCCCGCGCCGGCGGCGCCCAGGCGCGCGGCTATCGCTCGCTGAGCTTCCATCAGGCCGGCACGAACTTCCCGGTCATTCAGGACATCCTGAAATTCGTCGCCGACCGTAACCTGTCGCGCGTCGCCACCCGCGATCGCATTGGCGAGAACCTCTATAATCGCGGCGTCTACAACTCGATGCTGATGGTGGAAGCCATCCGCACCGCGCAGCAGCTCACCGGCCGCAAGGCCGTGACGGCCGAAGATGTGCGGCGCGGCTTCGAAAGCCTCAACATTACCGAGGCGCGGCTGAAGGAGATCGGCATGGAAGGCTTCGCGGCCCCCGTGCGGCTCAATTGCGCCGACCACAACGGCCACAACAACGTGTTCGTCAATGAATGGGACGGCACCCGTTATGTCCGGTCGTCGGATTGGATCGCACCGCTGCGCGATGTCGTCCGTCCGCTGATCGAGGATGCGGCCAAGAAATATGCCGAGGCCAATGCCGGCTGGCCGCGCCGGACCGAGGTTTGCGACCAGCGGTCTTGA